The genomic stretch CCACAATCAGTATGCTTCGTACAGTGGCACCAGTATGGCCTCACCCATGGTGGCCGGCGTAGCTGCATTGATCCTTGAATATTATCCGCACCTGACGGCCCGTCAGCTCAAATATGTGATTGAACATTCCGTAACCACGCTACCCGGCAACAGTGTGTATATTCCGGGTACAGACCGCAAAGCCCTATTCTCGGATCTTTCCAAAACCGGTGGTTTGCTGAATGCATACCAGGCCTTGAAACTCGCTGCTACCCTGCATGGTAAACGCAAAATCACCAAAAAGGAAGAAAAAAGAATGCAACAAATTGTTGATATGATCAAAGGCCAGCAAGGCCGTTCGCCGGATGATGCAAATCCATCGGAATAGGTTTTTCCGATGTTTGTGCATTACTTTGCAAACCCTATGCAACGCCGCTTCACTACATTTTTCTGGTTGCTGCTGGGACTGGCTGCTCTCCTGCTGTTTGCCCGACTGGGTGCTGAAAGTCTTTTTCAGGTTGCAGAAGCCCGCAATGCCGAGTGTGCACGGGAAATGATGACCAGCCATAACTGGATAGTACCCACCTTCAACGGAGCCCTGCGCACCGATAAGCCTCCCCTGGCCTATTTTTTCATGATCCTCGCCTACCACATTTTTGGTATCCATGAATTTGCAGCTCGTTTTTTTTCAGCCATATGTGGATTGTTGCTTGTATTCTGGACATATACGTTTGCCCGCCGCCACATCGGCCAAACTGCTGCCTGGTACACAGCACTGGCCTTGATATGTTCCGTTCATTTTATTGTGCAATGTCGCCTGGCCACACCTGATCCTTATCTGATGCTGAGCCATGCGGGGGCTGTTTATGCCTTTTATGAAGGCTGGATCCATCGCAAAGCCACATGGTGGTGGCTGATGTACATGATGCTCGCACTTGCCGTGCTGGCCAAGGGTCCCGTAGGATTGGCCCTTCCGATACTGACCATTTTTCTTTTCCTGTTAACCCGCCGGCAACTCCGCTGGCCGGTTATCCGGTTGATGAAGCCCTTCAGCGGAGCTGTCATTTTTTTATGCATAGCCCTGCCGTGGTACATACTTGTAGGCATTCGCACACAGGGAGCGTGGCTGCGCGATTTTTTCTTCTTTCATAATCTTCATCGCTTCGGATCAGCCCTGGATGCACACGGCGGTCCGTTTATCCTTCCGGCACTTTTTATCCTCGGTGGCATGTTTCCTTTTTCACTATGGAGTTTCAGAGCCATGAAGCTGGCCTGGAAAAAACGCCGGGAATCCGATGCACTATGGCTCATGATGCTGGCCCTCTGGGTAATCCTCATCTTTTACAGCCTGTCGCACACCAAACTTATCAATTACACTTCACCCTCCTACCCTTTTCTGGCTGTGTTGCTTGGCTACTACTGGCAGGAAGTGCTGCAGAAACGGGAAAATGCAAAATACAGTTGGATAGAATGGGTTGTGCTGGCCTTCCTGGTGGTTGCCCTCCCCATAGGCATTTATGTATGGGCCAGATCATCTCCACCTTTTACGGAGCTGCCCTGGCTGGCATGGCTGTTTCTGCCTGCTCTCATCGGCGGATGGATGGGTTTGTTTCATGTGCGGAAAAATATGCCGACCGATGCACTCATGCATATTGGCGCAGGATTTACCCTGAGTATATTGCTGGTGATGCTTATTGGCTATCCGGCTCTTGACCGGCAGACATCTGTACGCAAACAGGCATCGCTTATAGCCCATGTCCCCAGGATAGTGGCTTATCAGCAGATGAATGATGCATTTGTATTTTATGCCCGGAAAACCATCCCTATCATCCGGCAGATTGACAGTCTCAAAACTTGTCTGCAGCAAGATTCAACCCTTTGGGTCATCCGCCGGGCAAGGGACTTTTCCATGCTCGACAGCCTGCCTCAGCTCAGGCTGATCCGCAAAGACAGGGATGCTTTCAGCTTTCAGTACAGCGCTTTGTATTCATCCAAATCCATTGATCCATGACTCTCTCTGTAGTGATCACGGTAATGAATGAAGAAGATAACATTGAACCGCTGATCCGGCAACTCTCCCAGGCCCTTCAGGGAATGGATTATGAAATCATTTTTGTGGATGATGGGTCAACCGATGGCACTGTGGAGCGCATCAAAGCATGCATTGATGAGCATATTCGCCTGATTGTGCTAAAACGCAACTATGGACAAACGATAGCCATGGAAGCTGGCATTCAACAGGCATCAGGTGAATATATTGTAACCATGGACGGTGATTTGCAGAACGATCCGGCCGATATTCCCCTCCTGCTGCAGATTGCCCGGCAGGAAGGCTGGGAAGTGGTAGCCGGCCGAAGGGCCAACAGGCAGGACGACTGGTTGCTGCGCAAGCTCCCCAGTCGCATGGCCAACTGGCTCATCAGGCGTATGACAGGCGTACGGCTTCACGATTACGGCTGTACCCTGAAGCTCTTTACCCGTGAGATTGCGAAAAACCTGGGCCTGTATGGCGAAATGCATCGCTTCATACCCGTGCTGGCAGCCATGCAAGGAGCGAGAATGACAGAAGTAGCCGTACGACATCATCCCCGCATACATGGCCGTTCCAAATACGGACTGGGACGGACTTTTAAAGTAGTAAGCGATTTGTTGCTGGTGGTTTTCTTCCAGAAATATTTCCGCAGTCCCATGCACTTTTTCGGTCCAATCGGCCTATTGGTTTTTCTGGCAGGCCTGATCATTAACCTGTATTTGTTTATCCTGAAAATCGGCGGACAAAAAATTGGCGAACGGCCCTTGCTGATCCTGGGCGTCATCCTGCTGCTGAGCGGTTTGCTGATTGTGCTGTTCGGTTTTTTAATGGAAATCATGATGCGCATTTACTACGGATCTCACCCGGAACGTAAATTCCAGGTGCGGGAAATTATTTCAGGCTCTGATTCCGGAAAGCAGCATTGAAAGAATTATCGCTTAGCTGATCGGGAATTTGCCAAATTTCTGAATCCATAATTTTTGCAGGTGAAAACGGCAATCAAATGGTTGTTAAAAATACTGGTGACGGGTGCAGCCTTGTACATCACCTTCCGGAAAGTAAACTGGTCGCAAACCCGGGAAGTATTGCTGCATGTGCGCATCCTCTGGTTAATCATCGCTTTGGTATTGTTTAATCTTTCCCAGCTGAGCAGCGCCTGGCGCCTATTTTATTTTTATCGTGCTTTGGATATCCCTCTTTCTTTAGCCCAAAACATCAAATTGTATTACATCGGTATGTTTTACAATTTGTTTTTACCGGGAGGCATAGGCGGAGATGGTTATAAGATTCATTATCTGTATCGTTTCAGCCAGAAATCAAAATCACTGAAATCATTGTTCACAGCCACTTTCCTCGATCGGCTGCAGGGACTATGGGCCTTGATATTGTTGTTATCGGCTATCCTGTTCATGGCCACCGGGAGGCTACCTGCAGGTTGGCAGTCGCATGTGCGGATGCTGGTTGCGGGATTGCTATTGGCATGTTTGATATATGCCGAATTAATATGGATTTTGTTCCGGATTTATCGTCGTGTATTCCTGCAAACAGCCTTTGCAGCTCTGGTAGTACAAGTCTGTCAATTGCTGGCTGCATGGGCACTGTTGCACGGCCTGGGCATGAAGCAGGAAATAGTTTTATACCTGATATTGTTTTTATGCAGTTCCATCGCAGCAGTCATTCCGTTTACCATTGGCGGAATGGGTGCACGGGAGCTGGTTTTCGTGTGGGGAGCTTCTGTGTTACCTATTCATGCGAATCAGGCTATTGCCATGAGCCTGTTATTTTTTCTGTTAACTGCATGTAGTTCATTTATGGGTGCTTTTTTATCCATGCCCAGACAGCCTGTTGCATCATCTGCCTGAAATCAGCCACAGTATTGAATTACAACTCATTATTTTTTGTTCGGATTGAAGATTTAACAATTCCATGTCAATCTTCCTCATAATCCTGCATTATTTTTGCAGAGCTTTTGAATGAAATTCAATTCGTAACTCCGCTGCTCCAATTCCCCTACCTTCAATTCAATTGTTTTGTTTACGCTTTATTTTTAAAATAAGGATTTAAAAACACATCATACTATGGAAAAGACAAACTTAACACCGAAGGTGGAAGTGAATTTGAACGGATTGTTTGTAGAAGAAAGACTGGCAAAAGCGCTGGCAATTGATTCCAACAAAAACAAAAAGTCTGTATTTGGTTATGCAGACTTACGGAAATGCCAGAAACAATTCAAACCCAGAAAATCTATCCTCAACAGGATTATGCATACCACCATTTAACGCACCCTCATTCATGTAGAGACGATCCTTAGGCCGTCTCTACATGCTTTTTCTCTTCTCCTGAAAGACTTCCTCTAGCAGCCTGATATACGTATTAATTCCCTCTTTGATTTCATCCAGATAAATAAACTCATCTGCGCTATGTGAACGGGCTGAATCACCAGGACCGATTTTTACCGATGGCCCTGGAATAAGCGCTTGGTCTGACGTGGTAGGTGAGCCATACAATTGCTTGCCGATCCTTTGGGCAGCCTGCACAACGGGATGATCCAAAGGTATGGATGAGCTGCGCATGAGCAGGGAGCGGGGTTTTACCTCGCATTGCACGTGTTTGCTCACAATATCCAGAATTTCTTCATGGGTATATGCATCTGTCACGCGAATATCTACGGTAAAATGGCAGCACGCAGGTACCACATTATGTTGTTGTCCGGCCTGTATCATGGTTACATTCATATGCACCTGCCCTAACATAGGAGAAACCTTCGGGAACCGGAAAGTGCGAAACCATTCGATATCCGGCAGAGCTTTGTAGATCGCATTTTCGCCTTCCTGGCGGGCTGCATGTCCGGCTTTGCCATGGGCTGTACAGTCCAGCACCAGCAGGCCTTTTTCTGCAACCGCCATCTGGGTTAATGTCGGTTCGCCTACGATAGCAAAATCAAACCTGGGCAACTGAGGTAAAATACTTTCTATACCGTTGAAGCCCGATATTTCTTCTTCAGCTGTGGCAGTAAGAATAAGGTTATAAGGCAAATCGGGCTGGTCATAAAAATGCAGAAAAGCAGCGATGAGTGATACCAAGCAGCCGCCGGCATCATTGCTGCCAAGGCCAAACAGTTTACCATCTTCAATGGCAGGCTCAAAAGGATCACGGGTGTAGGCCGGATTAGGTTTTACGGTATCGTGATGGGAGTTTAACAAGATACCGGGTTTGGCCGGATCAAAGTAACGGTTAACTGCCCAGATATTGTGCAGGTGGCGATTGGTAGCCACCCTGTGCGATTGCAGAAATTGAGCTATTAATTGAGCCGTTTGGTCTTCTTCCCGGCTGAAAGATGGCGTAGCAATCAGCTGACGCAATAAGGCAACAGCGTCGTGGTATAGGGAAATATTCCACATAAAATCCGTTTAAAAGTTAGAAAAGAAGGGCTTTAATCCAATAAGCAGGCTGATTCAAAGGCGGATGATAGTGCCAAAGTTTTGCCCGGTTGATGATGCGGAAAGAGCCGATAAGGCATGGGCAGGACCGATGAGTACCTGTTCCACACCAGCCCGGCAGGCCGCAAAAGCATTGTCGAGCTTGGGCAAAATACCATCCCGCAAAGCCCCTTCCTCCATGAGCGCCGGCACATCGCCGGGCCGGATCAAAGGAATAACGGAATCCGGATCATCCGGACGACGCAATACACCTTTCTGATCAAAACAAAATACAAGCTGCACCTGAAAATGAGCCGAAAGTGCCACAGCCACACAAGAGGCAATCGTATCTGCATTGGTATTCAGCAAATGACCCTGTCCATCATGTGTGAGCGGTGCCAGCACCGGTACTTGGCCGGCATGGAGCAATTGTACAAAAGCATCCGCACGTACATCCTCAGCCGTAAGATCGCCCACCCATCCATAATCCACTTCTTTTACTGGCCGTTTTGTAGCCCGCATCACATCCATATCTGCACCGGTAAGCCCGATGGCCGAACATCCCAAGGCCTGCAGCCGGGCCACAAGTTGTTTGTTAATAAGCCCACCATATACCATGGTTACCAGCTGCAAAGTGGCTTCATCAGTAATCCTGCGTCCCTGTACATAATGACTGGTAATGCCCAGCCGCTCACCCATGCGGGTGGCCAGTTTACCTCCTCCATGCACCAGCACCTTGAGGCCGGGTAATGCAGCAAACTGTTGCAGAAAATCTGCACATGCAGCTTCATCATCAATTACCTGCCCTCCAATTTTAATCACATACAGCTTGGATGAGGATGTCATACAATTTTTTTTTACATGTGCTGCAATATTTCACTTAACACAGCCTGCGCCGCCCAAATCCGATTAGCTGCCTGATGGGTGACTATGCTGTGCGGGCCATCCAGAATTTCATCGCTCAACTCCACATTTCGCCGCACAGGCAGGCAATGCATCACCCGTGCATTCCGGGTAAGAGACAATTTATCTTCCGTGAGCATCCATGCCGGATCATTGCTATAGATTTTTCCGTAATCGCGATAGGTGCTCCAGTTTTTCACATACACGAAATCGGCATTGCGCAGGGCTTCATCTTGATCATAGGTGATATAGGCGCCCCTGGTAAAGGATTCATCCAGTTCATAATCTTCTGGATGGGTAATCACAAAATCCGCTTTTCCCCAGGCATTCACCCATTGGGCAAAGCTGTTGGCCACGCATTGCGGAAGGGGCTTTACATGCGGGGCCCAAGTAAGCACCACCTTAGGTCGGGCCTTGCTGTTGGGCCAGAATTCATGCATGGTGATGAGGTCCGTAAGGCTTTGCAAAGGATGCAGGGTGGCGCTTTCCAGACTCACCACCGGTACACCTGCATATTTAGCAAACTGACGGATGTACAGTTCA from Thermoflavifilum aggregans encodes the following:
- a CDS encoding lysylphosphatidylglycerol synthase transmembrane domain-containing protein produces the protein MKTAIKWLLKILVTGAALYITFRKVNWSQTREVLLHVRILWLIIALVLFNLSQLSSAWRLFYFYRALDIPLSLAQNIKLYYIGMFYNLFLPGGIGGDGYKIHYLYRFSQKSKSLKSLFTATFLDRLQGLWALILLLSAILFMATGRLPAGWQSHVRMLVAGLLLACLIYAELIWILFRIYRRVFLQTAFAALVVQVCQLLAAWALLHGLGMKQEIVLYLILFLCSSIAAVIPFTIGGMGARELVFVWGASVLPIHANQAIAMSLLFFLLTACSSFMGAFLSMPRQPVASSA
- a CDS encoding N-acetylornithine carbamoyltransferase, with product MKQFLSVHDVQDIDALIQRALSYKADPWKDQHLGKNKRVGLLFLNPSLRTRLSTQIAARYLGMEVIVFNVDKEGWALEFEEGAIMSGNTSEHVKDAAPILGKYFDILCIRTFPTLVNKEEDYSELYIRQFAKYAGVPVVSLESATLHPLQSLTDLITMHEFWPNSKARPKVVLTWAPHVKPLPQCVANSFAQWVNAWGKADFVITHPEDYELDESFTRGAYITYDQDEALRNADFVYVKNWSTYRDYGKIYSNDPAWMLTEDKLSLTRNARVMHCLPVRRNVELSDEILDGPHSIVTHQAANRIWAAQAVLSEILQHM
- a CDS encoding glycosyltransferase family 2 protein, which produces MTLSVVITVMNEEDNIEPLIRQLSQALQGMDYEIIFVDDGSTDGTVERIKACIDEHIRLIVLKRNYGQTIAMEAGIQQASGEYIVTMDGDLQNDPADIPLLLQIARQEGWEVVAGRRANRQDDWLLRKLPSRMANWLIRRMTGVRLHDYGCTLKLFTREIAKNLGLYGEMHRFIPVLAAMQGARMTEVAVRHHPRIHGRSKYGLGRTFKVVSDLLLVVFFQKYFRSPMHFFGPIGLLVFLAGLIINLYLFILKIGGQKIGERPLLILGVILLLSGLLIVLFGFLMEIMMRIYYGSHPERKFQVREIISGSDSGKQH
- a CDS encoding M20 family metallo-hydrolase, with the protein product MWNISLYHDAVALLRQLIATPSFSREEDQTAQLIAQFLQSHRVATNRHLHNIWAVNRYFDPAKPGILLNSHHDTVKPNPAYTRDPFEPAIEDGKLFGLGSNDAGGCLVSLIAAFLHFYDQPDLPYNLILTATAEEEISGFNGIESILPQLPRFDFAIVGEPTLTQMAVAEKGLLVLDCTAHGKAGHAARQEGENAIYKALPDIEWFRTFRFPKVSPMLGQVHMNVTMIQAGQQHNVVPACCHFTVDIRVTDAYTHEEILDIVSKHVQCEVKPRSLLMRSSSIPLDHPVVQAAQRIGKQLYGSPTTSDQALIPGPSVKIGPGDSARSHSADEFIYLDEIKEGINTYIRLLEEVFQEKRKSM
- the argB gene encoding acetylglutamate kinase, giving the protein MTSSSKLYVIKIGGQVIDDEAACADFLQQFAALPGLKVLVHGGGKLATRMGERLGITSHYVQGRRITDEATLQLVTMVYGGLINKQLVARLQALGCSAIGLTGADMDVMRATKRPVKEVDYGWVGDLTAEDVRADAFVQLLHAGQVPVLAPLTHDGQGHLLNTNADTIASCVAVALSAHFQVQLVFCFDQKGVLRRPDDPDSVIPLIRPGDVPALMEEGALRDGILPKLDNAFAACRAGVEQVLIGPAHALSALSASSTGQNFGTIIRL
- a CDS encoding ArnT family glycosyltransferase, whose protein sequence is MQRRFTTFFWLLLGLAALLLFARLGAESLFQVAEARNAECAREMMTSHNWIVPTFNGALRTDKPPLAYFFMILAYHIFGIHEFAARFFSAICGLLLVFWTYTFARRHIGQTAAWYTALALICSVHFIVQCRLATPDPYLMLSHAGAVYAFYEGWIHRKATWWWLMYMMLALAVLAKGPVGLALPILTIFLFLLTRRQLRWPVIRLMKPFSGAVIFLCIALPWYILVGIRTQGAWLRDFFFFHNLHRFGSALDAHGGPFILPALFILGGMFPFSLWSFRAMKLAWKKRRESDALWLMMLALWVILIFYSLSHTKLINYTSPSYPFLAVLLGYYWQEVLQKRENAKYSWIEWVVLAFLVVALPIGIYVWARSSPPFTELPWLAWLFLPALIGGWMGLFHVRKNMPTDALMHIGAGFTLSILLVMLIGYPALDRQTSVRKQASLIAHVPRIVAYQQMNDAFVFYARKTIPIIRQIDSLKTCLQQDSTLWVIRRARDFSMLDSLPQLRLIRKDRDAFSFQYSALYSSKSIDP